The Vibrio bathopelagicus genomic sequence GGTGTTGGGAAGAAGAGGCGCTGTCGTTTATCTCTGGTCACTTTGAAACCGGTGAAGCTCTACCAAAAGAGATGCTAGAGAAGATGCTCGCGGCGAAGAACTTCCAGTCAGCGATGTTTATCCTGCGTCAGCTAGAGCTTGGCCTGTTCGATTTCACGCTGCACACAGAATACGATCCAGAAGTCGGTGCTCGCGTACTAGAAACATTAGCTGACGTGAAGTCTAAGGTATCGGTACTGCCAAGCCTTGATTGGAACCGATTCTCACACAGCTTTGGTCACATCTTTGCTGGTGGCTACAGCGCAGGTTACTACAGCTACCTATGGGCAGAAGTCTTATCTGCAGATGCGTTCTCCGCATTTGAAGAAGAGGGTATCTTCAACACTGAAACCGGCAATCGCTTCCTGAACAACATCCTTGAGATGGGTGGCAGTGAAGAGCCGATGGAGCTGTTCAAACGCTTCCGTGGTCGTGAGCCACAAATCGATGCAATGCTTCGTCATGCGGGCATTCAAGCTTAGGCTTGTGATTCCTTATATTAGTGATTACATAGCTTAGATTTATGGCAACAGAGCTTAGATTCGAGACGACATAAGTTAGATAAAAAAAGGCTGAACATTGTGTTCAGCCTTTTCTTTTTGGATCATCTAAACATAATCGAGTGCGTCTATAAGTTATGGATTCACGTTGCGATTGATAGGGTTTTGCAATGAAATCAATGTCTCAGTCGATTGAACCTCGTCGATCGCCTGCAATTTATCAATCAACACGAACTGCAATTCTTCTATCGATTTACACATCAGCTTAACGAAAATGTTGTAGGCGCCCGTGGTGTAGTAAGCCTCAACCACTTCGTCTAATGCGTTTAGTTTAGCAATGGCTGAGTGGTAATCACGGGCTGCATTGAGGTTGATACCAATAAAACAACACACGTCGTAACCCAGTTTTTTTGTGTTTACCACAACCTCGGTTCGCTCAATAATGTCGGCCGATCTCATCTTTTCGATACGAACGTGAATCGTCGCGGGGCTGACATCGAATTTCTTTGCCATTTCAGCATAAGGCGTGCGCGCATCTTCCATCAAAGTTTTGAGAATAGCGCGGTCTAGGTCATCCAGACGAGCAGTAGTTGTGGACATGCGTAACCCCTTATATCGAATGAAAATAGTCCGGCTAGA encodes the following:
- the asnC gene encoding transcriptional regulator AsnC; this translates as MSTTTARLDDLDRAILKTLMEDARTPYAEMAKKFDVSPATIHVRIEKMRSADIIERTEVVVNTKKLGYDVCCFIGINLNAARDYHSAIAKLNALDEVVEAYYTTGAYNIFVKLMCKSIEELQFVLIDKLQAIDEVQSTETLISLQNPINRNVNP